The following coding sequences lie in one Enterococcus sp. 9E7_DIV0242 genomic window:
- the hisA gene encoding 1-(5-phosphoribosyl)-5-[(5-phosphoribosylamino)methylideneamino]imidazole-4-carboxamide isomerase codes for MYVLPAIDIREGAAVRLIKGDFSKKTVVNEDPLAQAHTFKEAGIKRLHIVDLDGALDGNTTNAPLIEKIKKETGLMIEVGGGIRSMAQIEQYVTIGVDRIIIGSAALKNPELVKEAVAHYKEKIAVGIDAKNGKVAVSGWLEVSKTDYLTMAKEMAAIGVQTLIYTDISKDGTLTGPSLAHYEALKQAVPEVAIIASGGVSDKQDLEALAKLDVYGAIVGKAYYEGRVTLAEILEVEASC; via the coding sequence ATGTACGTATTACCGGCAATTGATATTCGAGAAGGTGCAGCGGTTCGCCTGATAAAAGGCGATTTTTCAAAAAAAACAGTTGTCAACGAGGACCCGTTGGCACAGGCCCATACATTTAAAGAAGCAGGAATCAAGAGGCTTCATATTGTTGATTTGGATGGTGCGTTGGATGGGAATACAACGAATGCGCCATTGATTGAAAAAATCAAAAAAGAAACAGGACTGATGATCGAAGTTGGCGGCGGTATTCGTTCGATGGCTCAAATTGAACAGTACGTTACTATTGGGGTGGACAGAATTATTATTGGTTCTGCTGCTTTAAAAAATCCGGAACTGGTCAAAGAAGCTGTGGCACACTATAAAGAGAAGATAGCAGTTGGTATTGATGCGAAAAATGGGAAAGTGGCTGTTAGCGGTTGGCTGGAGGTCAGTAAGACGGACTATTTGACGATGGCAAAAGAAATGGCGGCTATCGGAGTACAGACGTTGATCTACACAGATATCTCAAAGGATGGCACCTTAACCGGACCAAGCTTAGCGCATTATGAAGCGTTGAAGCAAGCAGTTCCGGAGGTCGCGATTATTGCTTCGGGAGGTGTCAGTGATAAACAGGATTTAGAGGCGCTTGCCAAGCTTGATGTTTATGGAGCAATCGTAGGGAAAGCGTATTATGAAGGTCGTGTGACTCTGGCAGAAATCTTGGAGGTGGAAGCCTCATGCTGA
- a CDS encoding glutamate synthase subunit beta — protein sequence MADPFGFLKYARKENPYRPVAERINDWDELQVPLNKEDRQEQAARCMNCGIPFCHTGVFYGGKRAVSGCPNDNLIPEWNDLVYRGEFKKAWERLSRTNPLPEMTGRVCPAPCEKSCTEALNGSGVAIHDNERFIIDTAFENGWVKPTGIPKEKTGFKIAVIGSGPAGLSAAWRLNQLGHEVTVYERSDRFGGLLMYGIPNMKLDKAVVQRRIDVMMEVGITFVANTEIGVDITAEELYQQFDRIIVATGAGVPRDLKVNGREVQGVQFAVDYLTEATKDVLKYGTEATSKKLAGKHVIVIGGGDTGNDCIGSAIRQGCASVRQLEITPRMPMDRAAGNPWPEYPFTDKEGYGQAEANHVQEEELTLYQTSTTAFIGAERGQVIGLETVQVDQGFQPIVGTEKTLKADLVLLAMGFTGPERSLLDQLDVAEVLDDYTTNNERVYVAGDAKRGPSLVIWAIREGRLAAENVDQSLRALVAQAQ from the coding sequence ATGGCTGATCCATTTGGATTTTTAAAGTATGCTCGTAAAGAGAATCCCTATCGTCCAGTTGCCGAACGTATAAATGATTGGGATGAATTACAGGTACCATTGAACAAGGAAGATCGCCAAGAACAAGCAGCTCGCTGTATGAACTGCGGCATCCCTTTTTGCCATACAGGTGTATTTTACGGAGGCAAACGAGCGGTATCCGGCTGTCCAAATGATAACCTGATTCCAGAATGGAATGATCTGGTTTATCGTGGCGAATTCAAGAAGGCTTGGGAACGTTTGAGTAGAACTAATCCATTACCTGAAATGACGGGACGCGTCTGTCCCGCACCGTGCGAAAAATCTTGTACAGAGGCTTTGAATGGTTCTGGCGTCGCTATCCATGATAATGAACGGTTTATCATTGATACAGCGTTTGAAAACGGCTGGGTGAAACCAACGGGGATTCCTAAAGAGAAAACAGGCTTCAAAATTGCTGTTATCGGCAGTGGACCGGCAGGGCTTTCTGCCGCGTGGCGCTTGAATCAGCTGGGGCACGAAGTAACAGTTTATGAACGGTCAGACAGATTTGGCGGCTTGTTGATGTACGGCATTCCTAATATGAAGCTGGATAAAGCAGTGGTGCAACGACGAATCGATGTCATGATGGAAGTCGGTATTACGTTTGTTGCCAATACAGAGATTGGTGTAGATATCACGGCAGAAGAGCTGTATCAACAATTTGATCGTATTATTGTTGCTACAGGTGCGGGTGTACCGCGAGATTTGAAAGTTAATGGCCGAGAGGTTCAAGGTGTGCAGTTTGCGGTGGATTATTTGACTGAAGCAACAAAGGATGTGCTGAAGTATGGTACAGAAGCAACAAGTAAAAAGTTGGCTGGAAAGCATGTTATTGTGATTGGCGGAGGAGATACAGGAAATGATTGTATCGGCTCGGCGATTCGTCAGGGCTGTGCATCTGTCAGACAATTAGAGATCACACCAAGAATGCCTATGGATAGAGCAGCAGGTAATCCGTGGCCGGAGTACCCATTCACTGATAAAGAAGGGTATGGTCAGGCAGAAGCAAATCATGTACAGGAAGAAGAGCTGACCTTGTATCAGACCTCCACTACAGCATTTATTGGCGCAGAAAGAGGCCAGGTCATTGGCTTGGAAACGGTTCAGGTCGATCAAGGATTTCAACCGATTGTAGGAACGGAAAAGACCCTGAAAGCTGATCTTGTACTATTGGCAATGGGCTTTACTGGTCCAGAGAGAAGCTTGCTGGATCAACTGGATGTAGCCGAAGTATTGGATGACTATACGACAAATAATGAACGTGTTTATGTAGCCGGTGATGCGAAAAGAGGCCCTAGTCTTGTGATTTGGGCAATACGAGAAGGACGCTTAGCTGCTGAAAATGTGGATCAGTCTTTGCGTGCCTTGGTTGCACAAGCACAATAA
- the hisF gene encoding imidazole glycerol phosphate synthase subunit HisF, protein MLTKRIIPCLDVTDGQVVKGVNFVNLQSIGDPVEIARAYNDQGADELVFLDITATSDERETMIDVIERTASEVFIPLTVGGGIRSVEDMKKMLQAGADKISLNSAAIKEPDLIRQGAEKFGSQCIVVAVDAKRTSSGSWHVFVKGGREDTGLDVLEWVKQAVSLGAGEILLTSMDADGTKQGYDLALNQAVCDAVTVPVIASGGCGNKEDILEVFEETDVTAALAASIFHYGEVSIPELKEYLQDKGVTVRR, encoded by the coding sequence ATGCTGACAAAACGAATCATTCCTTGCTTGGATGTGACAGATGGTCAAGTCGTCAAAGGAGTCAATTTTGTCAATTTACAAAGTATTGGCGATCCGGTAGAAATTGCTCGTGCCTATAATGATCAAGGGGCAGATGAGCTTGTTTTCCTTGATATCACAGCAACCAGCGATGAACGAGAAACGATGATCGATGTCATCGAACGAACGGCTTCTGAGGTTTTTATCCCTTTGACAGTCGGTGGTGGGATTCGCTCTGTTGAGGACATGAAAAAAATGCTGCAGGCGGGCGCCGATAAAATTTCGTTGAACTCAGCAGCGATCAAAGAACCAGATTTGATTAGACAAGGGGCAGAAAAATTTGGTTCTCAATGTATCGTTGTGGCAGTGGATGCTAAGCGAACAAGTTCAGGCAGCTGGCATGTATTTGTCAAAGGGGGTAGAGAGGACACTGGCTTGGATGTTCTTGAATGGGTCAAACAAGCGGTCAGTCTGGGGGCTGGAGAAATTTTACTGACTAGCATGGATGCGGATGGCACAAAACAGGGCTACGATTTAGCGTTGAATCAAGCGGTCTGTGATGCAGTGACCGTCCCTGTTATTGCTTCCGGCGGTTGTGGGAACAAAGAAGATATTTTAGAAGTCTTTGAGGAAACCGATGTTACAGCGGCTCTTGCTGCTAGTATCTTCCACTATGGAGAAGTCAGTATTCCAGAGCTGAAGGAGTATTTACAAGACAAAGGAGTGACGGTTCGCAGATGA
- the hisI gene encoding phosphoribosyl-AMP cyclohydrolase codes for MKPDFSKGLVPAIIIEDQTDEVLMLAYMNEESFAKTLETKTTWFYSRSREGLWNKGETSGHVQHVKKITTDCDQDTLLIRVDQTGPACHTGAHSCFFNVIMEEDQADA; via the coding sequence ATGAAACCAGACTTTTCAAAGGGCTTAGTTCCTGCAATTATTATTGAAGACCAAACAGATGAAGTACTAATGTTAGCGTATATGAATGAAGAAAGCTTTGCTAAAACACTGGAAACAAAAACAACTTGGTTTTATTCTCGGTCTCGTGAAGGGCTGTGGAACAAAGGCGAAACGAGTGGGCATGTCCAACATGTAAAGAAAATTACCACCGATTGTGATCAAGACACATTACTGATACGTGTCGATCAAACAGGGCCAGCCTGCCATACTGGTGCACATAGCTGCTTTTTCAACGTCATCATGGAGGAGGACCAAGCCGATGCTTGA
- the hisH gene encoding imidazole glycerol phosphate synthase subunit HisH, whose protein sequence is MIVIIDYDTGNTRNVQKALNYVGLENKLSSDLEEIAQADGLILPGVGAFSLAMEALNERGLTEAIKQAAKNGVPILGVCLGMQLLLEGSMENGFTRGLELIEGICEQLPAEKGFPVPHMGWNELMITNDTPLTKEMAGEFVYFVHSYYTDCDPDNIDALAQYSLKVPAMISKGTIYGTQFHPEKSGEAGLKLLRGFKEVVDHVRITGN, encoded by the coding sequence ATGATCGTTATTATTGACTACGATACAGGAAATACGCGGAATGTCCAGAAGGCATTGAACTATGTAGGACTGGAAAATAAATTATCCTCAGATTTAGAGGAAATTGCACAGGCTGATGGATTGATTTTACCGGGTGTTGGTGCTTTTTCCTTGGCAATGGAGGCGTTGAATGAGCGAGGTCTAACGGAAGCAATCAAGCAAGCCGCTAAAAATGGTGTTCCAATATTGGGTGTTTGCTTAGGAATGCAGCTGTTGCTAGAGGGCAGTATGGAAAACGGCTTTACTCGCGGCTTGGAACTGATTGAGGGAATCTGTGAGCAGTTACCTGCTGAAAAAGGTTTTCCTGTACCACATATGGGGTGGAATGAGTTGATGATTACAAATGATACGCCGCTAACAAAGGAAATGGCAGGCGAATTTGTCTATTTTGTACACTCTTATTATACAGACTGCGATCCAGATAATATTGATGCACTAGCACAGTACTCACTCAAGGTTCCGGCAATGATCTCAAAAGGAACGATTTATGGGACGCAGTTTCATCCGGAAAAAAGTGGCGAGGCAGGACTTAAACTATTAAGAGGGTTCAAGGAGGTCGTAGATCATGTACGTATTACCGGCAATTGA
- the hisD gene encoding histidinol dehydrogenase: MRWLSGTKQEIMSELDKEKYTRKAEDQQVEVAVKEIIDTVLTNGDQALIEYSKEFDRTILTDLEVSPKQIEQAYQQLDADVKQALEKAKENIISYHKKQKQYDFMDSEKNGVFRGQLVRPLERVGVYVPGGTAAYPSSVLMNVLPAKIAGVEEIIMVTPPSPKGVPSIILAAAKIAGVDRVFQIGGAQAVGALAYGTDSVPKVDKIVGPGNIYVATAKKMVFGVVGIDMIAGPSEIGVLADSQANPAFIAADLLSQAEHDVLARTFLVTNSKELAEEVEREIAEQLITLPRKDIAERSIVDHSWIILTDTEADMFAIMNEIAPEHLEVQMADPMSRLHEIKHAGSIFLGAYTSEPVGDYLSGTNHVLPTSGTAKFYSPLGVYDFIKYSQVSYYTKEALAEIQADIALLARKEGLEAHARAVEYRFKEENQ, from the coding sequence ATGAGATGGTTATCAGGAACTAAGCAAGAAATAATGTCTGAACTAGATAAAGAGAAATACACAAGAAAAGCAGAGGATCAGCAAGTCGAAGTAGCGGTAAAGGAAATCATTGATACTGTTCTTACCAATGGTGATCAAGCATTAATCGAGTATTCTAAAGAATTTGACCGGACTATACTGACTGATCTGGAGGTTTCACCGAAACAGATCGAGCAGGCTTACCAACAGCTGGATGCTGACGTGAAGCAAGCGTTAGAGAAGGCCAAGGAGAATATTATCAGTTATCATAAAAAACAGAAGCAGTACGATTTTATGGATAGCGAAAAAAATGGGGTATTTAGAGGGCAGCTTGTTCGTCCATTAGAGCGAGTGGGTGTTTATGTACCAGGAGGAACAGCAGCTTATCCGTCCTCCGTTCTAATGAACGTGTTGCCGGCAAAGATCGCCGGAGTTGAAGAAATCATCATGGTCACACCACCTTCACCAAAGGGCGTCCCTTCGATCATCCTCGCAGCAGCCAAAATTGCCGGAGTCGATCGTGTTTTCCAAATTGGAGGGGCACAGGCAGTTGGGGCGTTGGCATATGGTACGGACAGTGTTCCGAAAGTAGATAAGATAGTCGGTCCTGGAAACATCTATGTTGCAACAGCGAAGAAAATGGTATTTGGGGTTGTTGGTATCGATATGATCGCTGGTCCATCGGAAATCGGTGTTTTGGCAGATAGTCAGGCAAATCCGGCGTTTATTGCCGCTGATTTATTGTCGCAGGCAGAACATGATGTATTGGCTCGAACATTTTTAGTGACGAACTCGAAAGAACTGGCTGAAGAAGTGGAAAGAGAAATCGCCGAACAGCTAATCACGCTTCCGAGAAAAGACATCGCTGAACGGTCGATTGTTGATCACAGCTGGATTATCTTAACAGATACAGAAGCAGACATGTTTGCTATCATGAATGAGATTGCACCGGAACATTTAGAGGTACAGATGGCTGATCCGATGAGTCGACTGCATGAAATCAAGCACGCGGGATCAATCTTTTTAGGCGCATATACGTCTGAACCAGTCGGAGATTATCTGTCCGGAACGAATCATGTATTGCCGACAAGCGGGACTGCAAAATTTTACTCGCCGTTGGGTGTTTATGATTTTATTAAATACAGTCAGGTTAGCTATTATACAAAAGAGGCATTGGCAGAAATTCAAGCGGATATCGCTTTATTGGCAAGAAAAGAAGGACTTGAGGCGCATGCCCGTGCCGTTGAGTACCGATTCAAGGAGGAAAATCAATGA
- the hisB gene encoding imidazoleglycerol-phosphate dehydratase HisB — protein MRTASLTRKTAETAIELSLNLDAQEPVVIETGVGFFDHMLTLFARHSRMALTVKVDGDLEVDSHHTVEDVGIVLGQCLKEALGDKAGINRYGTSFVPMDESLGMASLDLSGRAFLVFDAVFDNPKLGAFDTELTEEFFQALAFNLQMNLHLKILHGKNTHHKIEALFKATGRALREAITFNPDIHGVNSTKGTL, from the coding sequence ATGAGAACAGCGAGTCTAACGAGAAAAACAGCAGAAACAGCAATCGAATTATCATTGAATTTGGATGCACAGGAGCCTGTTGTGATTGAGACGGGGGTTGGCTTTTTTGACCACATGCTGACGCTGTTTGCACGTCACAGCAGAATGGCATTAACTGTAAAAGTAGATGGCGACCTTGAGGTGGATAGCCATCATACGGTGGAAGATGTCGGCATCGTCTTGGGGCAATGCTTGAAAGAGGCACTTGGAGATAAAGCTGGGATCAATCGCTATGGAACCAGCTTTGTACCGATGGATGAAAGTCTGGGAATGGCTTCGTTGGACTTAAGCGGCAGAGCCTTTCTGGTTTTTGATGCGGTATTCGATAATCCTAAGCTTGGTGCATTCGACACTGAGTTAACAGAAGAGTTCTTTCAAGCATTAGCGTTTAATCTGCAAATGAATCTGCATTTGAAAATTTTGCATGGAAAAAATACCCATCATAAAATAGAAGCTTTGTTTAAGGCAACAGGTCGAGCCTTGAGAGAAGCTATTACATTCAATCCAGATATTCATGGGGTGAATTCCACGAAAGGAACATTATAG
- the hisG gene encoding ATP phosphoribosyltransferase, whose amino-acid sequence MGNNLTIALTKGRLEKQTLELFEQAGIDVSFMKDKQRKLVFQNAEQTLTFLLVKAADVTTYVRHGVADLGVVGKDVLLEHPHGYYEMLDLAIGECKFSVASTKEYQPNDHKRKRIATKYPTIASAHFRSKGEDVDIIKIEGSVEIAPVLGLADAIVDIVETGTTLKENGLSIYEDICRISARMIVNKATLKRKRQEIFDLFEQLEAVIGKEG is encoded by the coding sequence ATGGGGAATAATTTGACGATTGCTCTGACAAAGGGCAGACTGGAAAAACAGACTCTAGAATTATTTGAACAGGCAGGAATCGATGTGTCTTTCATGAAGGATAAACAGAGAAAGCTCGTGTTTCAAAATGCGGAGCAAACTCTGACCTTTTTATTGGTAAAAGCGGCGGATGTTACAACGTATGTCAGGCATGGTGTAGCTGATCTTGGTGTAGTTGGTAAGGACGTATTACTGGAGCATCCGCATGGCTATTATGAAATGCTGGATTTGGCTATCGGAGAGTGCAAATTTTCTGTTGCTTCAACGAAAGAATATCAACCGAATGATCATAAACGAAAACGGATTGCCACGAAGTATCCGACAATAGCTTCTGCGCATTTTCGCAGCAAAGGAGAAGATGTGGATATCATCAAAATCGAAGGCTCGGTGGAAATAGCTCCAGTTCTTGGCTTGGCAGATGCAATCGTGGATATTGTTGAAACTGGAACGACATTGAAAGAAAATGGTTTGAGTATCTACGAAGATATTTGCAGAATATCTGCTCGAATGATCGTGAATAAAGCCACCTTGAAACGAAAGCGTCAGGAAATTTTTGATTTGTTTGAACAGCTGGAAGCTGTAATTGGAAAAGAGGGATAG
- the hisZ gene encoding ATP phosphoribosyltransferase regulatory subunit, producing the protein MKWNRSLPSGTKDKLFREANGAYQLEQQVNKVVRKRGYQRVDTPLIEFEDVFQTDEIEGVLYRFFDKQGRLLVLRPDMTMPIGRVAATAGIQPPLKLSYSGRVFRFNNEMTGEQNELTQAGIELIGFSSVKAELECISCAVEILTELKIPNFHFELGHAGILNEVAGYLELNTEEKRTFKELLSNKNLSALDAFIEQHPSDLDDFVKELPKLFGEIQEVLNKAEKMLPEETMVAPILTEISQMAQLIVSAHPDISLTVDLGSVALMDYYTGILFNGYADLVPEVFLRGGRYDHLVEQFGHTRIPAVGLGINLDTLVALQYRLGLLAELKNPKILVHSELSDLAAAQDFVYRHIDSELSLFDTWEEALAYGEKWGYEEVIYLKEEEMIRVKVGEQNGE; encoded by the coding sequence ATGAAATGGAATCGAAGTTTGCCTTCCGGAACGAAGGATAAGCTGTTTCGCGAAGCGAATGGGGCATATCAGCTCGAACAGCAAGTGAATAAGGTTGTGCGTAAACGAGGCTATCAACGAGTAGATACACCGTTGATTGAATTTGAAGATGTGTTTCAGACGGATGAAATCGAAGGTGTTCTCTATCGCTTTTTTGATAAGCAGGGCCGGCTGCTTGTTTTACGCCCGGATATGACGATGCCGATTGGTCGAGTAGCGGCAACTGCTGGGATACAACCTCCTTTGAAGCTGTCGTACAGCGGTAGAGTATTTCGTTTCAATAATGAAATGACCGGTGAACAAAATGAACTGACACAAGCAGGCATAGAGCTGATTGGTTTTTCATCAGTTAAGGCAGAGCTTGAATGTATTTCCTGTGCAGTAGAAATCCTGACGGAGCTGAAAATCCCTAATTTTCATTTTGAACTGGGGCATGCTGGTATCTTGAATGAGGTTGCTGGCTATTTAGAATTGAATACCGAAGAGAAAAGGACCTTTAAGGAGTTGCTGAGTAATAAAAACTTGAGCGCATTGGATGCATTCATTGAACAGCACCCTAGTGATCTGGATGATTTTGTTAAAGAATTGCCGAAGCTGTTTGGTGAAATCCAGGAGGTGCTGAACAAAGCAGAGAAGATGCTTCCAGAGGAAACGATGGTAGCTCCGATTCTTACAGAAATCAGTCAGATGGCACAGCTGATCGTTTCCGCACATCCAGATATTTCTTTAACAGTAGATCTTGGTTCAGTGGCACTAATGGATTATTATACAGGGATTCTGTTTAATGGTTATGCGGATTTGGTTCCGGAAGTCTTTTTGAGAGGTGGACGTTACGATCATCTGGTTGAACAGTTTGGTCATACACGGATTCCGGCTGTAGGATTGGGAATCAACTTGGATACGTTGGTCGCGTTGCAATATCGGTTAGGTCTCTTAGCAGAGCTGAAAAATCCTAAGATATTGGTTCATTCTGAACTGTCAGATCTTGCAGCTGCCCAGGATTTCGTTTACCGACACATTGATAGTGAGTTGTCTCTTTTTGATACATGGGAGGAAGCACTGGCTTATGGTGAAAAATGGGGCTACGAAGAAGTGATTTATCTTAAAGAAGAAGAGATGATTCGGGTAAAAGTAGGTGAGCAGAATGGGGAATAA